Within Thermococcus celer Vu 13 = JCM 8558, the genomic segment AAGGCCGTTACAATGAACGTCAGCGACGTTGCGGCGATGGGTGCGAAACCGCTCGGTTTCCTCTTCTCCCTTGGGATTCCTGCGGACATCGATACGAACTACCTGGAGGGCGTTGCGAGGGGGATCGGGGAAGCCCTCGAGTTCTACGATGTGCCAGTTCTCAGCGCCGACACGAACAAGGCCGATGACCTGATAATAGACGGGATGGCCCTCGGGAGAACGGAGAGGCTCCTCACAAGGAGCGGGGCGAAGCCCGGCGATCTGGTCTGCGTGACCGGCGACGTGGGGCGGGCCCTCGCGGGTCTTCTTCTATGGAAGAATAAGATGGATGTGCCCAAAAGAATAAGGGAGCCGCTCTACGAGAAGCTCCTCGAACCGAGGGCCCGGGTGGTCGAGGGAATGGAGCTTAGCAGGTACGCTAACGCCGCCATAGACGTAAGTGACGGCCTCTCCAAGGAACTGCACCTCCTCTCAAGGATGAGCGGCGTTAGGCTTGAGATCGATGTCGAAAGGCTCCCGATTAGGGATGAGGTCATCGAGGCCGCACGGATGCTTGGAGTGGACCCCATCGAGATGGCACTCACCAGCGGCGAGGAGTTCGAGCTCGTCTTCACGGTACCCCCCGAGATGGTTACTGCCCTTCAAATGGATTTCACCGTTATAGGAAGGGTCGAAAACGGAGCCGGCGTGTACATTACCACCGATGGAAAAAGAACGGAAATGCCCCTACTCGGCTGGGAACACCTCGAGGGAGGGTTAAACGGAACGTATAGAGCGTTGTTCCGATAACGTTATAAAATCACGAGCCAATGAGGGGTAGGTCGGGACTATGCTGGGGAGTATTGCAACATCGGCAAGACAGTATTTTTCACTGGTTGGGACCGTCTCCCCAAGGTACCTTGCCCTGGCCTTTCTCACTTACTACGTGAGCGTCCTTCTCTACGGGATTCGATGGAAACTCGTTCTAAACGGTGTAGGCAGAGACGCTCCACTGGGGGAGCTCGTTAAGGCCATACTCGCCTCCATCTTCATAAACAACGTCACCCCGATGAGCAGGAGCGGGGGGGAACTGCTCAGGATGGCGTGGGTGTCGAGAAGGGCCATGGTACCCACGGGGGTCTCGGCCGTCAGCATAGTCTACGAGCGCATACTTGAGACGGTCCCCGTGTTCGTCCTTTTCCTTGCCGGGATGACCTACTTCTCGTCCGAGGAACCGATACCCTTTGTGCTCCTGGGGGTTACGGGCATATTCCTGATATGGGTTAAATGGGATTCCTTCGTCAGGCTCTCCCTCCACCTGTTCAAAGCCCCCGTAAGCCCCGAAGAGATCGAGAGGATAGCCTCCTTAAAGGACATGCACGGCCTCAACGTTGCCGCGATCATCCTCAGTTCGGTCGTCTGGCTCCTCGACGTCCTCCGGTTGAAGCTCATCACCCTCGCCTTTGGGCTCAACCTTGCCTGGAGCTTTATAGCGGTCATCTCAATAGCCAACCTCTTCTTTGGCCTCCTCGCCTTTACCCCGGGGGGCGTGGGAATAATCGAAGGCGGGCTCATCGGAACGCTCACGTACTTCGGTATCCCCACCGCCCTCGCGGTCTCGATAACCCTACTGGAACGCTTTGTATCGTACGTAGTCAGCAGCCTGGTGGGACTGGTGGTGCTCCTGACGTCCGGAGGGGTTGAAATATGGAAAGCCTTAAAATCGCAATAGCCTCCGACTGGTTCTACCCCAAAATCGGGGGAATAGAGTCCCATATTGATGAGCTCTCCCGCAACCTCCTTCTCAGGGGACACGAGCCCCACGTCCTGACCCACGATTACCGCTACATGAAACCTTACGTGGACGACTCTCCCTACCCCGTTCACAGATTCGCCGGGACCTTCTATTTTCGTAGCTACCACTCCAGCGTTGGATTCTCACAGCTGTGGAGAATAAACGAGCTCTACAAGGAGATGAACTTTGACATCACCCACGTTCACAGCATATACTCCCCCTTCTCGGTGGCTGTCTCGGACGTGTCAAGGGGGCTGAGAAACGTCCCCGTCGTGGCCACGAACCACTCCTTCTACGGAAAGCCCCCCTTTGATTCTCTGATCAGGAGGTTCATCGGCAACAACCTCAAGAGGGTGGACACGTTTATAGCCGTCAGTACCCCGGTAGCAGAGGACACCCGGAACCTGCTTGGCGAGAGGCTCAGAGGACGTCCCGTTTTTGTGGTGCCCAACGGGATAGACGTTGAGAGATGGCGGCCGCCGGAGCCTGAGGAAAGGGAGAGGGCCAGAAGGGAGGTCGGTGTGAAGAACGAGGTGGTGATCCTCTACCTCGGGAGGATGACGGAACGCAAGCAGGCACACAGAATACCGGTAATGGTGAGGGAGGCCCTAAGACGGAGCGGAATTCCGAAAAATAAGGTGAGGCTTATAATGGTGGGAAACGGACCTATGAGGCCAGTCCTTGAGAGGAACCTTAGGGAAACGGGCGTAGGAGAAATAACCGACCTCTACGACTTCATGGAGAGGGGGAGGCTCCTACCGCTCTACTGGGCGGCCGACATGGTCCTGACGCCCGGTATCCTCGAGGCCTTTCCCGTCGTGGGCCTTGAGGCAATGGCAACGGGAAAACCGGTAATCGGGAGGAAAGAGAGCGGCATATCCGATATGATAGTGAACGGTGTAACGGGCCTCCTGGCGGAGAGCGAGGAGGGCATGGTAGAAAACCTGGCCGTTGCCATACAGGAGAGGGATAAACTTGTGGCCATGGGGAGGGAGGCCCGCAGGCGCGCCGAGAGGGAATTCTCGTGGGAGGTTGTGCTGGATAGACTGCTGGGCGTGTACAGACGCACGATGGATATGAGGGACGAAGTGGACAGGAGGTACCTGCTCTACAGGCTGATCAGGGGGATTTCGTTATGATGGTGTCGATAACCTTCGACGTCGAGCACGACTGCCCGCCTTACTTAGAGACCACGAGGGGAATGGAAGATGGACTGCCAAGGCTTTTGGACCTGCTGGCGGAGAAGGGGGTAAAGGGGACCTTCTTCTTCACGGCCGAGATGGCGAGGCGCTTCCCGGGGCTCGTAAGGCGGGTGATCGACGAGGGACATGAACTTGGAAGTCACAACTACAACCACGAAAGGCTCGATAAGCTCACGAGGGGAGAGGGCGAGAGGGTCATCGAAAAGTCGCTCGAGGTACTACGCCAGTTCGGGGAGGTGGTCTCATTCCGGGCCCCCAACCTGCAGTTCCCTAATTACTATTATGATATACTGTCAAAAAACGGAGTCCTCGTGGACTCGTCGAAGGCAACATACAAGGGCTACCGCGAGGGCGTGAGGTTCTTTGGAGACGTCCTCGAGGTCCCCGCCTCGACCACGTCCTCGGTCATAAGGCTCCCCTGGAGGATTCAGAGGATCGTCCACAAACGCCTGAAGGAGCCGAGGGTCTACTTCGTCCACCCGTGGGAGTTCGTCCCGATGCAAAAGGAAAAGATAAGGTGGGACTGCAGGTTCAACACGGGGGAGAAGGCCCTCGAGCTTCTGGGAAGGTTGATAGACTGGTACAAGAGCCAAGATGTAGAGTTCCTGACGATGAGGGAGTACTACGAGAGGTACCAAAAGCTTAAACGGGGGTGAGCCTACCTTCCTTGGGTGAGAGCCATGCGCGAGGCCATGTACTGGGAGCCGCTCGGGGACGGAAAGGTGAGGTGCAGGCTGTGTCCCCTCAACTGCATAATAAACGAGGGCCAGCGCGGCTCCTGCAGGGTGAGGAAGAACATCGGCGGCAGACTCTACACCCTCAACTACGGGAAGGTCTCATCGAT encodes:
- a CDS encoding glycosyltransferase family 4 protein, whose amino-acid sequence is MESLKIAIASDWFYPKIGGIESHIDELSRNLLLRGHEPHVLTHDYRYMKPYVDDSPYPVHRFAGTFYFRSYHSSVGFSQLWRINELYKEMNFDITHVHSIYSPFSVAVSDVSRGLRNVPVVATNHSFYGKPPFDSLIRRFIGNNLKRVDTFIAVSTPVAEDTRNLLGERLRGRPVFVVPNGIDVERWRPPEPEERERARREVGVKNEVVILYLGRMTERKQAHRIPVMVREALRRSGIPKNKVRLIMVGNGPMRPVLERNLRETGVGEITDLYDFMERGRLLPLYWAADMVLTPGILEAFPVVGLEAMATGKPVIGRKESGISDMIVNGVTGLLAESEEGMVENLAVAIQERDKLVAMGREARRRAEREFSWEVVLDRLLGVYRRTMDMRDEVDRRYLLYRLIRGISL
- a CDS encoding thiamine-phosphate kinase; the encoded protein is MASEWDIIELFTRNLKLQGDLPLGDDAGAIRLGDEWLVATNDMLVRETDVPDIMTPEQVGFKAVTMNVSDVAAMGAKPLGFLFSLGIPADIDTNYLEGVARGIGEALEFYDVPVLSADTNKADDLIIDGMALGRTERLLTRSGAKPGDLVCVTGDVGRALAGLLLWKNKMDVPKRIREPLYEKLLEPRARVVEGMELSRYANAAIDVSDGLSKELHLLSRMSGVRLEIDVERLPIRDEVIEAARMLGVDPIEMALTSGEEFELVFTVPPEMVTALQMDFTVIGRVENGAGVYITTDGKRTEMPLLGWEHLEGGLNGTYRALFR
- a CDS encoding polysaccharide deacetylase family protein, which produces MMVSITFDVEHDCPPYLETTRGMEDGLPRLLDLLAEKGVKGTFFFTAEMARRFPGLVRRVIDEGHELGSHNYNHERLDKLTRGEGERVIEKSLEVLRQFGEVVSFRAPNLQFPNYYYDILSKNGVLVDSSKATYKGYREGVRFFGDVLEVPASTTSSVIRLPWRIQRIVHKRLKEPRVYFVHPWEFVPMQKEKIRWDCRFNTGEKALELLGRLIDWYKSQDVEFLTMREYYERYQKLKRG
- a CDS encoding lysylphosphatidylglycerol synthase transmembrane domain-containing protein, with the translated sequence MLGSIATSARQYFSLVGTVSPRYLALAFLTYYVSVLLYGIRWKLVLNGVGRDAPLGELVKAILASIFINNVTPMSRSGGELLRMAWVSRRAMVPTGVSAVSIVYERILETVPVFVLFLAGMTYFSSEEPIPFVLLGVTGIFLIWVKWDSFVRLSLHLFKAPVSPEEIERIASLKDMHGLNVAAIILSSVVWLLDVLRLKLITLAFGLNLAWSFIAVISIANLFFGLLAFTPGGVGIIEGGLIGTLTYFGIPTALAVSITLLERFVSYVVSSLVGLVVLLTSGGVEIWKALKSQ